The Bos taurus isolate L1 Dominette 01449 registration number 42190680 breed Hereford chromosome 18, ARS-UCD2.0, whole genome shotgun sequence genome has a window encoding:
- the NUDT19 gene encoding acyl-coenzyme A diphosphatase NUDT19, giving the protein MSVPVRAGPSSWRRAATLVLAAGWTRPVPAAASRPQPPAEGFRVLLLQRSASQGFLPGAQVFPGGVLEAADRSTDWLRLFAPHHGPPRFGLGRAPPQRAAFPVLPNVRPGAVDEDAAALPDDIAFRICAIRETFEEAGVLLLRPRDPRPPNQAPGCALAPPPALADWRARVRRDPRHFLSLCAQLDCTPDIWALHDWSVWITPFSRPGGRRFETTFFLCCLNEPPPVFPDLVEVVDCQWSSPSEAIERLISKEILLAPPQFYEIRRLGNFASLSDLHKFSLDRESEGTERWMPIILLTADGMIHLLPGDEMYLEDANFLENCMSTEKKTEEIMNEGKKFHRIVLYNSHNYGDYTDYSIHVTVLPKYKHVYPKSCVVGKSRL; this is encoded by the exons ATGAGTGTCCCGGTGCGAGCGGGCCCAAGCAGCTGGAGGCGGGCAGCCACCTTAGTGCTGGCGGCGGGCTGGACGCGCCCGGTCCCCGCCGCCGCATCCAGGCCCCAGCCACCCGCCGAGGGATTTcgggtgctgctgctgcagcgCTCCGCGAGCCAAGGCTTCTTGCCCGGGGCGCAGGTCTTCCCGGGCGGGGTGCTGGAGGCGGCAGACCGCTCGACCGATTGGCTGCGCCTCTTCGCGCCGCACCACGGGCCCCCACGCTTTGGCCTGGGTCGCGCGCCGCCCCAGCGCGCCGCCTTCCCGGTGCTGCCCAACGTCCGGCCGGGAGCCGTGGACGAGGACGCGGCGGCGCTGCCGGATGACATCGCCTTCCGCATCTGCGCCATCCGCGAGACTTTCGAGGAGGCGGGCGTGCTGCTGCTGCGGCCCAGGGACCCCCGGCCCCCTAATCAGGCGCCGGGCTGCGCCCTCGCGCCGCCGCCCGCCTTGGCCGATTGGCGCGCCCGCGTCCGCCGGGACCCGCGGCACTTCCTGAGCCTGTGCGCGCAGCTCGACTGCACTCCCGACATCTGGGCGCTGCACGACTGGAGCGTCTGGATCACGCCCTTCTCACGCCCCGGCGGCCGCCGTTTCGAGACCACCTTCTTCCTGTGCTGCCTGAACGAGCCGCCGCCGGTCTTCCCCGACTTAGTGGAGGTGGTGGACTGCCAG TGGTCGTCTCCATCAGAGGCAATTGAAAGGCTCATATCAAAGGAAATTTTGCTTGCACCCCCACAGTTCTACGAAATACGTAGACTAGGAAACTTTGCCTCTCTCTCTGACTTGCACAAATTTTCTTTGGATCGTGAATCAGAAGGAACGGAAAGATGGATGCCGATCATATTGTTAACTGCTGATGGGATGATCCATCTTTTACCAG GAGATGAGATGTACTTAGAAGATGCAAACTTTTTAGAAAACTGCATGTCCACtgaaaaaaagactgaagaaatCATGAACGAAGGCAAGAAATTTCACCGAATAGTGTTGTATAATTCCCACAATTATGGAGATTATACAGATTATAGCATCCATGTGACAGTTCTGCCAAAGTATAAACACGTGTATCCTAAGAGCTGTGTAGTGGGTAAGAGCCGTCTGTAG
- the NUDT19 gene encoding acyl-coenzyme A diphosphatase NUDT19 isoform X1, whose amino-acid sequence MSVPVRAGPSSWRRAATLVLAAGWTRPVPAAASRPQPPAEGFRVLLLQRSASQGFLPGAQVFPGGVLEAADRSTDWLRLFAPHHGPPRFGLGRAPPQRAAFPVLPNVRPGAVDEDAAALPDDIAFRICAIRETFEEAGVLLLRPRDPRPPNQAPGCALAPPPALADWRARVRRDPRHFLSLCAQLDCTPDIWALHDWSVWITPFSRPGGRRFETTFFLCCLNEPPPVFPDLVEVVDCQWSSPSEAIERLISKEILLAPPQFYEIRRLGNFASLSDLHKFSLDRESEGTERWMPIILLTADGMIHLLPGDEMYLEDANFLENCMSTEKKTEEIMNEGLCQHKTRVPYNVGENKGLECKGTYLLEDNLSEELTYMGICRSHP is encoded by the exons ATGAGTGTCCCGGTGCGAGCGGGCCCAAGCAGCTGGAGGCGGGCAGCCACCTTAGTGCTGGCGGCGGGCTGGACGCGCCCGGTCCCCGCCGCCGCATCCAGGCCCCAGCCACCCGCCGAGGGATTTcgggtgctgctgctgcagcgCTCCGCGAGCCAAGGCTTCTTGCCCGGGGCGCAGGTCTTCCCGGGCGGGGTGCTGGAGGCGGCAGACCGCTCGACCGATTGGCTGCGCCTCTTCGCGCCGCACCACGGGCCCCCACGCTTTGGCCTGGGTCGCGCGCCGCCCCAGCGCGCCGCCTTCCCGGTGCTGCCCAACGTCCGGCCGGGAGCCGTGGACGAGGACGCGGCGGCGCTGCCGGATGACATCGCCTTCCGCATCTGCGCCATCCGCGAGACTTTCGAGGAGGCGGGCGTGCTGCTGCTGCGGCCCAGGGACCCCCGGCCCCCTAATCAGGCGCCGGGCTGCGCCCTCGCGCCGCCGCCCGCCTTGGCCGATTGGCGCGCCCGCGTCCGCCGGGACCCGCGGCACTTCCTGAGCCTGTGCGCGCAGCTCGACTGCACTCCCGACATCTGGGCGCTGCACGACTGGAGCGTCTGGATCACGCCCTTCTCACGCCCCGGCGGCCGCCGTTTCGAGACCACCTTCTTCCTGTGCTGCCTGAACGAGCCGCCGCCGGTCTTCCCCGACTTAGTGGAGGTGGTGGACTGCCAG TGGTCGTCTCCATCAGAGGCAATTGAAAGGCTCATATCAAAGGAAATTTTGCTTGCACCCCCACAGTTCTACGAAATACGTAGACTAGGAAACTTTGCCTCTCTCTCTGACTTGCACAAATTTTCTTTGGATCGTGAATCAGAAGGAACGGAAAGATGGATGCCGATCATATTGTTAACTGCTGATGGGATGATCCATCTTTTACCAG GAGATGAGATGTACTTAGAAGATGCAAACTTTTTAGAAAACTGCATGTCCACtgaaaaaaagactgaagaaatCATGAACGAAG GTCTTTGTCAACATAAAACAAGAGTGCCCTATaatgtgggagaaaataaaggactTGAATGTAAGGGGACTTATCTCCTGGAGGATAATTTGTCGGAGGAGCTCACATACATGGGCATATGTAGGTCACATCCTTAA
- the RGS9BP gene encoding regulator of G-protein signaling 9-binding protein isoform X1: MAKEECKALLDALNKATACYHHLVLTIGGSADSQNLREELQKTRQKAQELAVAIRLRLTAPLRDRSLGAEERAEFERLWVAFSGCLDLLEADMRRALALSTEFPLQEPRRPLVRTGVEGGATGVAARALSVRSLRHEAHRDFDVEDLHQLEREILQVGEMIQDMEMKVNVPRWTVQARQAAGAELLSSASAGVSSVGGVSVEQRTGPCDLSKAKAATIFSAVLLAAVALAVCVAKLS, from the coding sequence ATGGCGAAGGAGGAGTGCAAAGCGCTACTGGACGCGCTTAATAAGGCGACCGCATGCTACCATCACCTGGTGCTGACCATCGGCGGCTCCGCAGACTCGCAGAACCTGCGAGAGGAGCTGCAGAAGACGCGCCAGAAGGCGCAAGAGCTGGCGGTGGCCATCCGCCTCCGGCTGACAGCCCCGCTGCGCGACCGGAGCCTGGGCGCCGAGGAGCGCGCCGAATTCGAGCGCCTCTGGGTGGCCTTCTCCGGCTGCCTGGACCTGTTGGAAGCCGACATGCGgcgtgcactggccctgagcactgAGTTTCCGCTGCAGGAGCCGCGGCGGCCACTGGTGCGCACGGGGGTGGAAGGCGGCGCGACCGGCGTAGCGGCGCGCGCCCTGAGCGTCCGCAGCCTGCGGCACGAGGCGCATCGCGACTTCGACGTGGAAGACCTGCACCAGCTGGAGCGGGAGATCCTTCAGGTGGGCGAAATGATCCAGGATATGGAGATGAAGGTCAACGTGCCCCGCTGGACGGTGCAGGCCCGGCAGGCGGCAGGTGCCGAGCTCCTGTCCAGCGCCAGTGCCGGCGTCTCCTCGGTGGGCGGCGTGTCGGTAGAACAGCGCACTGGGCCCTGCGACCTGAGCAAGGCCAAGGCCGCCACCATCTTCAGCGCCGTGCTGCTGGCGGCTGTGGCCTTGGCGGTGTGCGTGGCGAAGCTGAGCTGA